A window from Streptomyces sp. NBC_00271 encodes these proteins:
- a CDS encoding sec-independent translocase, producing MFNDIGPLELVTLVVLAVLVFGPEKLPKMIQDVTRTIRKIREFSESAKADIREELGPEFKDFEFEDLNPKTFIRKQLDNDELGLKEIRNGFDLKKEMAEVTDAVHNRDTDSSSSSPSSSSGSSGGSIDMTKKPEKTDPDERPPFDADAT from the coding sequence GTGTTCAATGACATAGGACCGCTCGAGCTGGTGACGCTCGTTGTCCTCGCCGTGCTCGTCTTCGGTCCGGAAAAGCTCCCGAAGATGATCCAGGACGTCACCCGCACCATCCGCAAGATCCGCGAGTTCTCGGAGAGCGCCAAGGCGGACATCCGTGAGGAACTCGGCCCGGAGTTCAAGGACTTCGAGTTCGAGGACCTCAACCCCAAGACGTTCATCCGCAAGCAGCTGGACAACGACGAGCTGGGGCTCAAGGAGATCCGCAACGGCTTCGACCTGAAGAAGGAGATGGCCGAGGTCACGGACGCGGTCCACAACCGCGACACGGACTCCTCTTCGTCTTCCCCGTCCTCGTCCTCCGGTTCCTCCGGCGGCTCGATCGACATGACCAAGAAGCCCGAGAAGACCGATCCGGACGAGCGCCCGCCCTTCGACGCGGACGCCACCTGA
- a CDS encoding DNA-3-methyladenine glycosylase I, whose amino-acid sequence MSDALAGPDGALRCPWALSTEDYVSYHDEEWGRPVHGDDALYERLCLEAFQSGLSWITILRRRPGFRAAFADFEIASVAAFTDADKERLLGDPGIIRNRAKIEATVANARVLADWAPGELDELIWSFAPDPATRPVPKRLADVPAVTDESTALSKTLKKRGIRFVGPTTAYALMQACGLVNDHLEDCAARSTP is encoded by the coding sequence GTGAGCGACGCGCTCGCCGGGCCCGACGGCGCCCTGCGCTGCCCCTGGGCCCTGTCCACCGAGGACTACGTCTCGTACCACGACGAGGAGTGGGGCCGCCCGGTCCACGGCGACGACGCGCTGTACGAGCGGCTCTGCCTTGAGGCCTTTCAGTCGGGCCTGTCCTGGATCACGATCCTGCGCCGGCGGCCGGGTTTCCGTGCCGCCTTCGCCGACTTCGAGATCGCCTCGGTGGCCGCGTTCACGGACGCCGACAAGGAGCGCCTCCTCGGCGACCCGGGGATCATCCGCAACCGCGCCAAGATCGAGGCGACCGTCGCCAACGCGCGCGTGCTGGCCGACTGGGCGCCCGGCGAGCTGGACGAGCTGATCTGGTCCTTCGCCCCCGACCCGGCCACCCGCCCGGTCCCGAAGCGGCTGGCCGACGTCCCGGCCGTCACCGACGAGTCGACGGCCCTCTCCAAGACCCTCAAGAAGCGCGGCATCCGCTTCGTGGGCCCGACCACGGCCTACGCGCTGATGCAGGCCTGCGGCCTGGTGAACGACCACTTGGAGGATTGCGCGGCCAGGAGCACCCCATAA
- a CDS encoding DUF3117 domain-containing protein yields the protein MAAMKPRTGDGPLEVTKEGRGIVMRVPLEGGGRLVVELTPDEADALGDALKKVVG from the coding sequence ATGGCGGCCATGAAGCCGCGGACGGGCGATGGCCCGCTCGAGGTGACCAAGGAGGGGCGGGGCATCGTCATGCGCGTTCCGCTCGAAGGCGGCGGTCGGCTCGTCGTCGAGCTGACCCCTGACGAGGCCGACGCGCTCGGCGACGCCCTCAAGAAGGTCGTCGGCTGA
- a CDS encoding TIGR00730 family Rossman fold protein, with translation MATGNPEGKKQPPEEQRLGPVLRRRGQVQASTTDQRLLDAGGPSDWVHTDPWRVLRIQSEFIEGFGTLAELPPAISVFGSARTPVDSPEYETGVALGRGLVEAGFAVITGGGPGAMEAANKGACEAKGISVGLGIELPFEQGLNPYVDIGLNFRYFFVRKMMFVKYAQGFVVLPGGLGTLDELFEALTLVQTQKVTRFPIVLFGTAYWGGLVDWLKNTLIAQGKASEKDLLLFHLTDEVEEAVALVSKEAGR, from the coding sequence ATGGCTACTGGCAACCCCGAGGGCAAGAAGCAGCCACCGGAGGAGCAGCGGCTGGGGCCGGTACTGCGCAGGCGGGGCCAGGTGCAGGCGAGCACCACGGACCAGCGTCTGCTGGACGCGGGCGGCCCCTCCGACTGGGTGCACACCGACCCCTGGCGGGTCCTGCGCATCCAGTCGGAGTTCATCGAAGGCTTCGGCACGCTCGCCGAACTCCCGCCCGCGATCAGCGTCTTCGGCTCCGCCCGCACACCGGTGGACTCGCCCGAGTACGAGACGGGGGTCGCCCTCGGCCGAGGCCTGGTCGAAGCCGGCTTCGCCGTCATCACGGGTGGCGGGCCCGGCGCGATGGAAGCCGCCAACAAGGGCGCCTGCGAGGCCAAGGGCATCTCGGTCGGTCTGGGCATCGAGCTCCCCTTCGAACAGGGCCTCAACCCCTACGTCGACATCGGCCTCAACTTCCGGTACTTCTTCGTCCGCAAGATGATGTTCGTCAAGTACGCCCAGGGCTTCGTGGTCCTGCCCGGCGGCCTCGGCACCCTCGACGAACTCTTCGAGGCCCTCACCCTCGTCCAGACCCAGAAGGTCACCCGCTTCCCGATCGTCCTGTTCGGCACGGCGTACTGGGGCGGTCTCGTCGACTGGCTCAAGAACACCCTGATCGCCCAGGGCAAGGCCTCAGAAAAGGACCTCCTCCTCTTCCACCTCACGGACGAGGTGGAGGAAGCGGTGGCCCTGGTCTCCAAGGAGGCGGGCCGCTAG
- a CDS encoding anti-sigma factor family protein, translating into MSGSRPNSTERCVADQHLGDRLSALVDGELGHESRDRVLAHLVTCAKCKAEADAQRRLKNVFAEVAPPPPSESFLARLQGLPGGGDFDGGDGSPFGGGGFGGRLPSGAPVTGVFGVRGEPFGYVPAAPHGDVLPPASGRGFRIHDVSRHESDRSASRGLRFAFAAAGAVSLAAVALGGVSTGVPADTTDARGGSGGSNVTPARTPGSGPATAPETQRRRSDGPLLTQGERSLGVAPAVPTSVSAPLLPGVPAPVTRADDVMHTLTTPVVAGAAVMSPLIHPLTESQPIAQTSWSTPPGLTPPRLLATPATTPSPSSSPSPSSRTAH; encoded by the coding sequence GTGAGTGGATCCCGGCCCAACTCTACGGAGCGGTGTGTTGCCGACCAGCATCTTGGGGACCGACTCTCCGCCTTGGTGGACGGAGAGCTCGGTCATGAGTCGCGCGATCGCGTCCTGGCCCACCTCGTCACCTGCGCGAAGTGCAAGGCCGAGGCGGACGCCCAGCGCCGACTGAAGAACGTCTTCGCGGAAGTCGCTCCTCCGCCCCCCTCCGAGAGCTTCCTGGCCCGTCTCCAGGGACTGCCCGGGGGAGGTGACTTCGACGGCGGTGATGGCTCACCGTTCGGCGGGGGCGGATTCGGCGGAAGACTCCCCTCCGGAGCCCCGGTGACCGGCGTCTTCGGAGTGCGCGGAGAGCCCTTCGGGTACGTGCCCGCGGCGCCGCACGGCGACGTGCTGCCGCCCGCCTCCGGGCGCGGTTTCCGCATCCATGACGTCAGCCGTCACGAGTCCGACCGATCGGCCTCGCGCGGGCTGCGCTTCGCCTTCGCCGCCGCCGGTGCGGTGTCGCTGGCCGCGGTCGCGCTCGGCGGGGTGTCGACCGGAGTGCCGGCCGACACCACGGACGCGCGCGGCGGCTCCGGCGGCAGCAATGTGACACCGGCGCGTACGCCGGGATCGGGGCCCGCGACGGCTCCCGAGACACAGCGTCGCCGCTCCGACGGGCCGCTGCTCACCCAGGGCGAGCGTTCGCTCGGTGTGGCGCCCGCGGTGCCTACCTCGGTGTCCGCACCCCTGCTCCCCGGAGTCCCCGCTCCGGTGACCCGGGCAGACGACGTCATGCACACGCTGACCACCCCCGTGGTGGCCGGTGCCGCCGTGATGTCCCCGCTCATACATCCGCTCACCGAGTCCCAGCCGATCGCCCAGACCTCCTGGTCGACGCCGCCCGGCCTCACGCCTCCGCGCCTGCTCGCCACCCCGGCCACCACCCCGTCCCCCTCTTCCTCCCCGTCCCCCTCCTCCCGTACCGCTCACTGA
- a CDS encoding heavy metal transporter, protein MPEPSPTPVRRGRLFRFGAAVVVMLALAGYLAVQYLTGGTGAPRCRVVSGKSDGASYEFTPEQAVNAATISAVGTTRGLPERAVAIALATALQESGLRNIQHGDRDSLGLFQQRPSQGWGTTKQIMDPTYAAGMFYEHLAKVPGYTRLPLTVAAQRVQRSGYPQAYAKHEPDATLLAAALTGRAAATLTCEGRPGATPVGGPDSVRAALVRDFGREVLQEAGADVSTAGSPASPTASPSLAPSPSVSGRTVTVPVRKDPTGDSTVRQRGWELAHWAVANSSALHIRRVSYAGREWTAGERNGEWRAAVTTGGSTAKPSPGEVRIDTAQ, encoded by the coding sequence GTGCCAGAGCCGTCCCCCACTCCTGTCCGGCGCGGCCGCCTCTTCCGTTTCGGGGCGGCCGTCGTAGTCATGCTCGCGCTCGCGGGTTACCTCGCGGTGCAGTACCTCACAGGAGGGACGGGTGCGCCGCGCTGCAGAGTCGTCTCGGGCAAGAGCGACGGAGCGTCGTACGAGTTCACCCCGGAGCAGGCGGTGAACGCGGCGACGATCTCGGCGGTCGGCACCACCCGCGGGCTGCCGGAGCGCGCCGTGGCCATCGCGCTCGCGACCGCGCTCCAGGAGTCGGGGCTGCGCAACATCCAGCACGGCGACCGGGACTCGCTGGGTCTCTTCCAGCAGCGCCCCTCGCAGGGCTGGGGCACGACGAAACAGATCATGGACCCGACGTACGCGGCCGGCATGTTCTACGAACACCTGGCCAAGGTGCCGGGCTACACGCGGCTGCCGCTCACCGTCGCCGCGCAGCGCGTGCAGCGCAGCGGCTATCCGCAGGCGTACGCGAAGCACGAGCCGGACGCGACGCTGCTCGCCGCGGCCCTGACCGGCCGTGCGGCGGCCACGCTGACCTGTGAGGGCCGCCCGGGGGCGACCCCGGTCGGCGGCCCGGACTCGGTGCGCGCCGCGCTCGTACGGGACTTCGGGCGCGAGGTGCTGCAGGAGGCGGGAGCCGATGTGAGCACCGCGGGCTCCCCCGCCTCCCCGACGGCTTCGCCGAGCCTCGCCCCCTCGCCGAGCGTCTCCGGCCGGACCGTGACCGTGCCCGTGCGCAAGGACCCCACCGGCGACTCCACCGTCCGCCAGCGTGGCTGGGAGCTGGCGCACTGGGCGGTGGCCAACTCCTCGGCGCTGCACATCCGACGGGTCTCCTACGCGGGGCGGGAGTGGACGGCCGGGGAAAGGAACGGCGAGTGGCGCGCGGCGGTCACCACGGGCGGTTCGACGGCGAAGCCGTCCCCCGGCGAGGTCCGTATCGACACCGCACAGTAG
- a CDS encoding O-methyltransferase: MSPGTGAALRLLAATVDAKAVAEIGTGTGVSGIHLLHGMRPDGVLTTVDPEPDRQQFARQAFRAAGFASNRARFIPGRALDVLPRLADAGYDLVFCDGDRLECLDYLAESLRLLRPGGLVVFEGVFADGRTVESGPQPAEVGRLRELLRAVRESQDLVPSLLPVGDGLLCGVKR, encoded by the coding sequence GTGTCGCCCGGCACGGGCGCCGCGCTGCGGTTGCTCGCCGCCACCGTGGACGCGAAAGCGGTGGCGGAGATCGGGACCGGGACCGGCGTCTCCGGAATTCATCTGCTGCACGGCATGCGGCCGGACGGGGTACTGACCACCGTCGATCCGGAACCGGACCGCCAGCAGTTCGCCCGCCAGGCCTTCCGCGCGGCCGGCTTCGCCAGCAACCGCGCCCGCTTCATCCCCGGCCGCGCGCTGGACGTCCTGCCCCGGCTCGCGGACGCCGGCTACGACCTCGTCTTCTGCGACGGCGACCGTCTGGAGTGCCTGGACTACCTCGCTGAATCGTTGCGCCTGCTGCGTCCGGGCGGGCTGGTCGTCTTCGAGGGTGTCTTCGCGGACGGCCGCACGGTCGAATCGGGCCCGCAGCCCGCCGAGGTCGGCCGGCTGCGCGAACTGCTGCGCGCGGTGCGCGAGAGCCAGGACCTGGTGCCCTCGCTGCTGCCGGTGGGCGATGGGTTGCTGTGCGGGGTCAAGCGCTGA
- a CDS encoding DivIVA domain-containing protein, whose product MFMFLFLVVALAVVVAAVTLSVVGGGESAPLPDAEPDRLVDPLPQDRPVNRADVESVRFPLAARGYRMADVDDALGRLGAELAERDARIADLEAALAGARATATMSLRKPAEGEQQ is encoded by the coding sequence ATGTTCATGTTCTTGTTCCTGGTCGTCGCGCTCGCCGTCGTGGTCGCCGCGGTGACACTGTCCGTGGTGGGCGGCGGCGAGAGCGCCCCCCTTCCCGACGCCGAGCCCGATCGACTGGTGGACCCGCTGCCCCAGGACCGGCCGGTGAACCGCGCTGACGTGGAGTCCGTGCGCTTCCCGCTCGCCGCCCGCGGCTACCGCATGGCGGACGTGGACGACGCCCTCGGCCGACTCGGCGCCGAGCTCGCCGAGCGGGACGCCAGGATCGCCGACCTGGAGGCCGCGCTGGCCGGCGCCCGCGCCACCGCGACCATGTCGCTGCGCAAGCCGGCCGAGGGGGAGCAGCAGTGA
- a CDS encoding enoyl-CoA hydratase/isomerase family protein — translation MSDTVLYEVSDGLATITLNRPEAMNAMNVETKVALRDAAQAAAADGGVRAILLTAAGDRAFCVGQDLKEHIGLLAAEKESGSRHTMSTVREHYNPIVRALTGAPKPVVAAVNGVAAGAGFGFALCADYRIVADTAAFNTSFANVALTADSGMSWNLPRVIGPGRAADLLLFPRSISAQEALELGIANRLVPSSELRGEAEKVARALAAGPTVAYAALKEAVAYGLTHSLDETLEKEDELQARAGASEDHVIAVQAFVNKEKPKYLGR, via the coding sequence ATGTCCGACACCGTGCTCTACGAGGTGAGCGACGGACTCGCGACGATCACGCTGAACCGCCCCGAGGCGATGAACGCGATGAACGTCGAGACCAAGGTCGCCCTCCGGGACGCGGCCCAGGCCGCCGCGGCGGACGGCGGCGTACGGGCGATCCTGCTCACCGCCGCGGGTGACCGGGCGTTCTGCGTCGGACAGGACCTCAAGGAGCACATCGGGCTGCTGGCCGCCGAAAAGGAGTCGGGGTCGCGGCACACGATGAGCACCGTGCGCGAGCACTACAACCCGATCGTGCGCGCCCTGACCGGGGCCCCGAAGCCCGTGGTGGCCGCGGTGAACGGCGTCGCCGCGGGGGCCGGCTTCGGCTTCGCCCTCTGCGCCGACTACCGGATCGTCGCCGACACCGCCGCCTTCAACACGTCCTTCGCCAACGTCGCGCTGACCGCCGACTCGGGCATGTCATGGAACCTGCCGCGGGTGATCGGACCGGGCCGCGCCGCCGATCTGCTGCTCTTCCCGCGCAGCATCTCCGCGCAGGAGGCCCTCGAGCTCGGGATCGCCAACCGGCTCGTCCCGTCGTCCGAGCTGCGCGGCGAGGCGGAGAAGGTGGCGCGGGCGCTGGCGGCGGGGCCGACGGTCGCGTACGCCGCGCTGAAGGAGGCCGTGGCGTACGGGCTCACTCATTCTCTGGACGAGACGCTGGAGAAGGAGGACGAGCTGCAGGCGCGGGCCGGGGCGTCCGAGGACCATGTGATCGCGGTGCAGGCGTTCGTCAACAAGGAGAAGCCGAAGTACTTGGGGCGGTAA
- a CDS encoding trypsin-like peptidase domain-containing protein, with protein sequence MNEGKPTKAKWWSRPRPVSPGVGEVGPVEDISGPGADRDSDGDHNSDGDHQSERDYKSDGDYELDQPATTTAPTGVAGAGSPYVAPAEPGAGSGVGGGDFELERPAAVLQGSVSDAEAVGSPSDAVPAGRAPVAAVPAQQAPEDRPRPLHDPDPYSTPPYGEPGPWAPAPPVQHPAVTPAHGTAMPPGPPPLPAPAPLLAPVPYPSNPHPAPAPWQNYDPWAAPGPLQQNGAAVETKTQRRKRARKALVLGAVALALVSGGVGGAVGAYLERNGGVGDVTLPQAAKEAPGRPTDSVAGIAARALPSVVTLHVRGSGEADTGTGFVLDTRGHILTNNHVVEPAGSGGEITVTFSGGESAKATVVGRDSGYDLAVVKVSGVGGLRPMALGNSDSVQVGDPVVAIGAPFDLANTVTSGIISAKERPITAGGEKGDGSDVSYVDALQTDAPINPGNSGGPLLDTRARVIGINSAIRSADGGTDLQGGQAGSIGLGFAIPVNQARRVAEELINTGRATHPVIGVMLDMDYTGDGARVGTKGGGAPVTAGGPGARAGIKAGDVITEVDGQRVHSGEELIVKTRAHRPGDRLRLTLRRGGSQRTVTLVLGSASGG encoded by the coding sequence ATGAACGAGGGGAAGCCCACGAAGGCGAAGTGGTGGAGTCGGCCCCGCCCGGTCTCTCCGGGGGTCGGCGAGGTGGGCCCGGTCGAGGACATCTCCGGACCCGGGGCGGACCGCGACTCCGACGGGGACCACAACTCCGACGGGGACCACCAGTCCGAGAGGGACTACAAGTCCGACGGGGACTACGAACTGGACCAGCCGGCGACGACCACGGCTCCGACGGGTGTGGCCGGTGCGGGTTCGCCGTACGTCGCACCGGCGGAGCCTGGTGCCGGGAGCGGTGTCGGCGGCGGTGACTTCGAGTTGGAGCGTCCTGCCGCGGTTCTTCAGGGAAGCGTGTCGGATGCGGAGGCGGTCGGGAGTCCCTCGGACGCCGTGCCCGCGGGCCGCGCCCCGGTCGCCGCCGTACCGGCGCAGCAGGCCCCCGAAGACCGTCCCCGGCCTCTGCACGATCCCGACCCCTACAGCACCCCGCCGTACGGCGAGCCGGGCCCCTGGGCGCCTGCCCCGCCCGTCCAGCACCCGGCGGTCACCCCCGCGCACGGCACCGCCATGCCCCCGGGCCCGCCCCCGCTTCCGGCCCCGGCGCCGCTCCTGGCCCCGGTCCCGTACCCGAGCAATCCCCACCCGGCCCCCGCCCCGTGGCAGAACTACGACCCCTGGGCCGCCCCGGGACCGCTCCAGCAGAACGGGGCGGCTGTCGAGACGAAGACCCAGCGGCGCAAGCGGGCGAGGAAGGCGTTGGTCCTCGGGGCCGTGGCGCTCGCCCTCGTCTCCGGAGGCGTCGGAGGCGCCGTAGGGGCCTATCTGGAGCGCAACGGCGGGGTCGGTGACGTCACACTGCCGCAGGCCGCCAAGGAGGCGCCCGGGCGGCCCACGGACAGCGTGGCCGGGATAGCGGCCCGCGCCCTGCCCAGCGTGGTCACCCTGCATGTGCGCGGCTCCGGCGAAGCGGACACCGGCACCGGGTTCGTGCTCGACACCCGGGGTCACATCCTCACCAACAACCACGTGGTCGAGCCGGCCGGCAGCGGCGGCGAGATAACCGTGACGTTCAGCGGCGGCGAGAGCGCCAAGGCCACCGTCGTCGGGCGCGACAGCGGCTACGACCTCGCCGTGGTGAAGGTGTCGGGAGTCGGCGGGCTGCGGCCCATGGCGCTGGGCAACTCCGACAGCGTCCAGGTGGGCGACCCCGTCGTCGCCATCGGCGCGCCCTTCGACCTCGCCAACACCGTCACCTCCGGGATCATCAGCGCCAAGGAGCGTCCCATCACGGCGGGCGGCGAGAAGGGCGACGGGAGCGACGTCTCGTACGTCGACGCGCTGCAGACCGACGCGCCCATCAACCCCGGCAACTCCGGCGGCCCCCTCCTCGACACCAGGGCTCGTGTCATCGGCATCAACAGCGCCATCCGCTCCGCCGACGGCGGCACCGACCTCCAGGGCGGCCAGGCCGGTTCCATCGGGCTCGGCTTCGCCATCCCCGTCAACCAGGCCAGGCGCGTCGCCGAGGAGCTGATCAACACCGGCCGGGCGACCCACCCGGTGATCGGGGTCATGCTCGACATGGACTACACGGGCGACGGCGCCCGGGTCGGGACGAAGGGCGGCGGCGCGCCGGTCACCGCGGGCGGCCCCGGGGCCAGGGCGGGCATCAAGGCCGGCGACGTCATCACCGAGGTCGACGGACAGCGCGTCCACTCCGGTGAGGAGCTGATCGTGAAGACACGCGCCCACCGTCCCGGCGACCGGCTCCGGCTGACCCTCCGGCGGGGCGGCTCGCAGCGGACGGTCACCCTGGTTCTCGGCTCCGCGAGCGGCGGCTGA
- the folP gene encoding dihydropteroate synthase, translating to MLRLGKHEFDPHEPVIMAIVNRTPDSFYDQGATFRDEPALARVDQAVAEGAVIIDIGGVKAGPGEEVTAEEEARRTVGFVAEVRRRFPDVIISVDTWRHEVGEAVCEAGADLLNDAWGGVDPRLAEVAARYGVGLVCTHAGGAEPRTRPHRIAYDDVVADILRVTVGLAERAVALGVPRESVLIDPGHDFGKNTRHSLEATRRLGEMVETGWPVLVSLSNKDFVGETLDRPVKERVVGTLATTAVSAWLGAQVYRVHEVAETRQVLDMVASIAGHRPPTVARRGLA from the coding sequence ATGCTCAGGCTGGGCAAGCACGAATTCGACCCCCACGAGCCGGTGATCATGGCCATCGTGAACCGGACCCCGGACTCCTTCTACGACCAGGGAGCCACCTTCCGCGACGAGCCCGCGCTCGCGCGTGTGGACCAGGCGGTGGCCGAGGGCGCCGTCATCATCGACATCGGCGGGGTCAAGGCCGGGCCCGGGGAAGAGGTGACCGCCGAGGAGGAGGCGCGCCGTACGGTCGGTTTCGTCGCCGAGGTGCGGCGACGGTTCCCGGACGTGATCATCAGCGTCGACACCTGGCGGCACGAGGTCGGGGAGGCGGTCTGCGAGGCGGGGGCGGATCTGCTCAACGACGCGTGGGGTGGCGTGGATCCTCGGCTCGCGGAGGTGGCCGCGCGGTACGGGGTGGGGCTGGTGTGCACCCATGCCGGGGGCGCCGAGCCTCGTACGCGGCCGCATCGGATCGCCTACGACGACGTCGTGGCCGACATTCTGCGGGTGACCGTGGGGCTGGCCGAGCGGGCGGTGGCCCTGGGGGTGCCCCGGGAGTCCGTGTTGATCGACCCCGGGCACGACTTCGGGAAGAACACGCGGCACAGCCTGGAGGCGACTCGGCGGCTGGGCGAGATGGTGGAGACGGGGTGGCCCGTGCTTGTCTCCCTCTCCAACAAGGACTTCGTCGGGGAGACGCTCGACAGGCCGGTGAAGGAACGGGTGGTGGGGACGTTGGCCACGACGGCGGTGTCGGCGTGGCTGGGGGCGCAGGTGTATCGCGTCCACGAGGTCGCCGAGACGCGTCAGGTCCTGGACATGGTGGCGTCGATCGCGGGCCACCGCCCTCCGACGGTGGCCCGCCGGGGCCTGGCGTAG
- the sigE gene encoding RNA polymerase sigma factor SigE, with product MLRRLLRSAGEPKSVTDIADKFHAAAPAQTATFTTDAESQAWTPPTWEEIVSTHSGRVYRLAYRLTGNQHDAEDLTQEVFVRVFRSLSTYTPGTFEGWLHRITTNLFLDMVRRKQRIRFDALGDDAAERLPSREPSPQQVFNDAHFDADVQQALDTLAPEFRAAVVLCDIEGLSYEEIAATLGVKLGTVRSRIHRGRSQLRKALAHRSPEARAERRGFAITGVPALGGGGATA from the coding sequence GTGCTGCGGCGCCTTCTCAGATCGGCGGGTGAGCCGAAATCCGTGACCGACATCGCTGACAAGTTCCATGCTGCTGCCCCGGCGCAGACCGCGACGTTCACCACCGACGCGGAGTCGCAGGCGTGGACTCCGCCCACCTGGGAGGAGATCGTCAGCACGCACAGCGGCCGGGTCTACCGGCTCGCCTACCGCCTGACGGGCAACCAGCACGACGCCGAGGACCTCACACAGGAAGTCTTCGTCCGCGTCTTCCGCTCCCTGTCGACCTACACGCCCGGCACCTTCGAGGGCTGGCTGCACCGCATCACCACGAACCTCTTCCTCGACATGGTGCGCCGCAAGCAGCGCATCCGCTTCGACGCCCTCGGTGACGACGCGGCCGAGCGCCTGCCCAGCCGCGAGCCCTCCCCGCAGCAGGTCTTCAACGACGCGCACTTCGACGCGGACGTCCAGCAGGCGCTGGACACCCTCGCGCCCGAGTTCCGTGCCGCGGTCGTCCTCTGTGACATCGAGGGACTTTCGTACGAGGAGATCGCCGCGACCCTGGGCGTCAAGCTCGGTACGGTCCGCAGCCGGATCCACCGTGGCCGCTCGCAGCTGCGCAAGGCCCTCGCACACCGGTCTCCCGAGGCCCGTGCCGAGCGCCGCGGCTTCGCGATCACGGGAGTTCCGGCGCTGGGAGGAGGGGGCGCGACCGCGTGA
- the dapE gene encoding succinyl-diaminopimelate desuccinylase, translated as MADTTLDLTLDAAELTARLVDFPSESGNEKPLADAVEAALRALPHLTVDRYGNNVVARTNLGRAERVILAGHIDTVPIAGNVPSRLDEDGVLWGCGTCDMKSGVAVQLRIAATVPAPNRDLTFVFYDNEEVAAHLNGLKHVAEAHPDWLAGDFAILLEPTDGQVEGGCQGTLRVLLKTKGERAHSARAWMGSNAIHAAAPILAKLAAYEPRTPVVDGLRFHEGLNAVRVEGGVATNVIPDACTVVVNFRYAPDRSEAEAEAFVRDFFADCDIDEFIVDDHTGGARPGLTHPAAAAFLAAVGGEARPKFGWTDVARFSALGVPAVNYGPGAPLLAHKVDERVRASEIPEAEERLRAWLTS; from the coding sequence ATGGCCGACACCACCCTTGACCTCACGCTGGACGCCGCGGAGCTCACCGCGCGGCTCGTCGACTTCCCCTCGGAGAGCGGCAACGAGAAGCCGCTCGCGGACGCCGTCGAGGCCGCGCTGCGCGCCCTGCCGCATCTGACGGTCGACCGGTACGGCAACAACGTCGTGGCGCGTACGAACCTGGGGCGGGCCGAGCGCGTGATCCTCGCCGGCCACATCGACACGGTCCCCATCGCCGGCAACGTGCCCTCGCGCCTCGACGAGGACGGCGTCCTGTGGGGCTGCGGCACCTGCGACATGAAGTCCGGCGTCGCCGTGCAGCTGCGCATCGCGGCCACGGTCCCGGCACCCAACCGCGACCTCACCTTCGTGTTCTACGACAACGAAGAGGTCGCCGCCCACCTCAACGGCCTGAAGCACGTCGCCGAGGCCCACCCCGACTGGCTGGCGGGCGACTTCGCGATCCTCCTGGAGCCGACGGACGGCCAGGTGGAGGGCGGCTGCCAGGGCACGCTCCGGGTGCTCCTGAAGACCAAGGGGGAGCGTGCCCACTCCGCGCGCGCGTGGATGGGCTCCAACGCGATCCACGCGGCGGCCCCGATCCTCGCCAAGCTCGCCGCCTACGAGCCGCGCACGCCGGTCGTGGACGGTCTCCGGTTCCACGAAGGCCTCAACGCCGTCCGCGTCGAAGGGGGCGTGGCCACCAACGTCATCCCCGACGCCTGCACGGTCGTCGTCAACTTCCGCTACGCGCCCGACCGCAGTGAGGCGGAGGCCGAGGCCTTCGTCCGTGACTTCTTCGCCGACTGCGACATCGACGAGTTCATCGTCGACGACCACACCGGCGGGGCCCGGCCCGGCCTGACCCACCCGGCGGCCGCGGCCTTCCTGGCGGCCGTCGGCGGCGAGGCCCGCCCCAAGTTCGGCTGGACGGACGTCGCCCGCTTCAGCGCGCTCGGGGTGCCCGCGGTGAACTACGGGCCCGGCGCGCCGCTCCTCGCCCACAAGGTGGACGAGCGGGTGCGGGCGTCGGAGATCCCCGAGGCTGAGGAGCGCCTGCGCGCCTGGCTGACGTCCTGA